A portion of the Salvia hispanica cultivar TCC Black 2014 unplaced genomic scaffold, UniMelb_Shisp_WGS_1.0 HiC_scaffold_957, whole genome shotgun sequence genome contains these proteins:
- the LOC125200416 gene encoding uncharacterized protein LOC125200416 yields MYWVAHHSPTTSFATHYTTTLCQTKLKIYPTFMGSFGARAPERCSMEREGEVTTWEVRIAQANGEFFFEEGWVNFVEDNNIEEHDLLIFSYVEPARVFVQIFGRNGIGKRIRNTPGYPSEIQKRLSRKNPTNNAL; encoded by the exons ATGTATTGGGTTGCCCACCACAGTCCAACAACCTCGTTCGCTACACACTACACCACAACCCTATGCCAAACAAAACTG AAAATATATCCAACTTTCATGGGAAGCTTTGGAGCAAGAGCTCCAGAGAGGTGCAGCATGGAAAGGGAAGGAGAGGTGACGACTTGGGAGGTGCGAATTGCACAAGCAAATGGAGAATTCTTCTTTGAAGAGGGTTGGGTTAATTTTGTGGAGGATAACAATATAGAAGAGCATGATCTCTTGATATTTTCGTATGTGGAGCCAGCTCGTGTATTCGTTCAAATCTTCGGCAGAAATGGCATTGGAAAACGAATTCGAAACACACCAG GATATCCCTCTGAAATTCAGAAGAGATTGTCTCGCAAGAACCCAACCAACAATGCCCTTTGA